One Penaeus vannamei isolate JL-2024 chromosome 27, ASM4276789v1, whole genome shotgun sequence genomic window carries:
- the Prat2 gene encoding amidophosphoribosyltransferase, whose translation MAEHPQQTRQSPDAASPMSWGSAEGGADEEELREACGVFGCVVARNTPEGSVNASQVIYLGLVALQHRGQESAGIVTSEGLGCKQFHYHKGEGLVASTFRDENLQKLKGHLGIGHTRYATMGGRDPSNIQPFMVHTRHGPFATAHNGELINGVALRKTVLERGVGLSTRSDSELITQMLSLTPPRGEKDGPDWGARIRHLMEATPTAYSLALMHEDKVYGVRDPFGNRPLCIGRIVSLSDKKDMTQPESDLGWVLSSESCAFQSVGATLIREVFPGEIIELSPDGIRSLDIVPRPKPAKPIRVGYDQTVIPHMLQIPPPAFCIFEYVYFSRSDTFYEGQQVYTVRQRCGRQLAIETSVDADIISTVPESATPAAMGYALQSGIPYVEVLCRNRYVGRSFIQPDTRSRQLAVAKKFGAITANLEGRRVVLVDDSIVRGTTIGPLVRLLKQYGAKEVHIRIASPPIQHPCYMGINIPTKGELIANTKAPEELAGFIGADSLAYLSIEGLVKAVSAGAPKDKDMSGYCTACLDGNYPVHLEW comes from the exons ATGGCGGAACACCCCCAGCAGACGCGCCAGAGTCCCGACGCGGCCAGCCCGATGTCGTGGGGCAGCGCTGAAGGAGGCGCTGACGAGGAAGAGCTGCGGGAGGCGTGCGGCGTCTTCGGGTGCGTGGTGGCCAGGAACACGCCGGAGGGGAGTGTGAATGCGTCGCAGGTCATATACTTGGGGCTGGTGGCTCTGCAGCACAG ggggcaggagagcgcGGGCATCGTCACCAGCGAGGGCCTCGGATGCAAGCAGTTCCACTACCACAAGGGGGAGGGCCTCGTCGCCTCCACCTTCAGGGACGAGAACCTGCAGAAGCTCAAAG GTCATCTGGGCATCGGGCACACGCGGTACGCCACCATGGGAGGTCGTGACCCCAGCAACATCCAGCCCTTCATGGTGCACACGCGACACGGCCCCTTTGCCACCGCGCACAATGGGGAGCTCATTAATGGGGTCGCGCTCAGGAAGACG gTCCTCGAGCGTGGCGTGGGGCTCTCGACGAGATCCGACTCGGAACTGATCACGCAGATGCTGTCCCTGACGCCACCCCGGGGAGAGAAGGACGGCCCGGACTGGGGGGCTCGGATCAGGCACCTCATGGAAGCCACGCCCACGGCCTATTCCCTCGCCCTCATGCACGAGGATAAGGTGTACGGGGTGAGGGACCCCTTTGGCAACAGGCCGCTGTGTATCGGTCGCATCGTGAGTCTGTCTGATAAGAAAG ACATGACTCAGCCAGAATCAGACTTGGGTTGGGTTCTCAGCTCCGAATCTTGTGCGTTCCAGTCCGTTGGCGCGACGCTTATACGGGAG GTCTTCCCCGGGGAGATCATCGAGCTGAGTCCCGACGGGATTCGGTCCCTGGATATCGTGCCGCGTCCGAAGCCTGCGAAGCCGATCCGCGTGGGATACGACCAGACCGTCATTCCTCACATGCTGCAGATTCCTCCTCCGGCTTTCTGCATCTTCGAATATGTCTACTTCTCGCGGTCTGATACCTTCTACGAGG GACAGCAAGTCTACACCGTTCGGCAGCGGTGTGGTCGCCAGCTTGCCATTGAGACTTCCGTTGATGCTGATATTATTTCTACTGTGCCGGAATCCGCTACTCCGGCTGCTATGGGATATGCATTACAG TCTGGCATTCCCTATGTGGAAGTCCTGTGCAGAAACAGGTATGTGGGGCGCAGCTTCATCCAGCCAGACACCCGTTCCAGGCAACTTGCAGTAGCGAAGAAGTTTGGGGCCATCACAGCCAACTTGGAAGGGCGAAGGGTGGTGCTAGTGGATGACTCGATTGTTAGAGGCACGACCATTGGGCCGCTGGTTCGACTCCTGAAACAGTATGGGGCTAAGGAG GTCCACATCCGCATTGCTTCCCCGCCCATTCAGCACCCGTGTTACATGGGCATCAACATCCCGACCAAAGGGGAACTCATTGCCAACACGAAAGCTCCCGAAGAACTGGCTGGTTTTATAG gtgctGACAGTCTGGCATACCTGAGCATAGAGGGCCTCGTGAAGGCAGTGAGTGCAGGTGCTCCTAAAGACAAGGATATGTCTGGATACTGCACGGCTTGTCTTGATGGAAATTACCCTGTGCATCTCGAGTGGTga